The Phycisphaerales bacterium genome includes a region encoding these proteins:
- a CDS encoding M50 family metallopeptidase, whose amino-acid sequence MKPPNPTTPPELAERLRNVHVALRADLDVTRHVFRGEPAYIVHDPITFQSHQLTPEDYRLFVAIDARHTLGEICARLQERGELATDQEETFYRFVFTLHRLGFLNLPVSDDKLLFRRYQSRRQARVRSRWMALFSLQIPVCNPDAMLTRTLPYARWLFTRWFFVCWLLLLGAAGFVAFRSWNALVEPVQGLLLTQNLPLLWLVLIGLKVAHELGHGYACKHFGGHVPEMGVYLILLTPCAYVDATAAWGFTRRRDRLIVSLAGVYVELTIAALAVFVWAATEPSLLNAIACNVIFLASATTLLFNINPLMRYDGYYIASDLLEIPNLRRRAMQYVTGVLRRIFLGLRGTDPPPGPRLAGTLFTFGVAATLYRVTVVLGLSYIVAQRFLLLGVAIGAAFIGMMLYGTGWRLCAYLWWDPQTQAVRGRAVALSVLLLVGVPAGLLTVPIPWTVCAAGMVRGTEEAVVRVAGGGFLEDLHFVSGTTVAAAAPLAVLQDTTRVEAVLQAEAVLRAAHLRASAAAAVDAAQAQQEAARVGAAEAALTVAQARLAELAIAAPVSGAIVTGVSARDLGRYLQPGEPVALIAHGGWSVHVLLTTAEFVAAQPAVGAAVEFRPRCAPHAVLAGVITRVGPAASRTIEHRALTQLAGGTVTVDATTGHAAEPYVEVLIRLATPMVAGAEENALPAVPYGLTGTVRFAAPGVTLGRVLQRRVLSLLDHVRLS is encoded by the coding sequence ATGAAGCCCCCGAATCCAACTACGCCTCCGGAACTGGCCGAGCGCCTGCGCAATGTCCACGTTGCGCTGCGCGCCGATCTTGATGTGACTCGGCACGTGTTTCGCGGCGAACCTGCGTATATTGTCCACGACCCGATCACTTTTCAGAGCCACCAGCTTACCCCCGAAGATTACCGTCTGTTTGTGGCAATCGACGCGCGCCATACACTCGGGGAGATTTGTGCGCGGCTGCAGGAACGCGGCGAACTGGCGACCGACCAGGAAGAGACGTTTTATCGGTTTGTATTTACGCTGCACCGGCTGGGCTTCCTGAATCTGCCGGTCTCGGATGACAAGCTGCTGTTCCGGCGCTACCAGTCGCGCCGGCAGGCGCGCGTACGGTCGCGGTGGATGGCCCTCTTTTCCCTGCAGATCCCGGTTTGCAATCCGGATGCCATGCTCACGCGTACGCTGCCGTATGCCCGGTGGCTGTTCACGCGCTGGTTCTTCGTGTGCTGGTTGTTGTTGCTTGGGGCGGCGGGTTTCGTCGCATTCCGCTCATGGAACGCGCTTGTTGAGCCCGTGCAGGGCTTGCTGCTCACGCAGAACCTGCCATTGCTGTGGCTGGTCCTGATCGGGTTGAAGGTGGCACACGAACTCGGGCACGGCTACGCCTGCAAGCATTTCGGGGGGCACGTCCCGGAGATGGGCGTTTACCTGATCCTGTTGACACCGTGTGCCTATGTCGATGCCACGGCGGCCTGGGGCTTCACACGGCGGCGCGACCGCCTGATCGTCTCGCTGGCGGGTGTCTACGTCGAACTGACGATCGCCGCTCTCGCCGTGTTCGTCTGGGCGGCGACGGAACCGTCGCTGCTGAACGCGATTGCCTGCAACGTGATCTTTCTCGCCAGTGCGACCACGCTGCTCTTCAACATCAACCCTCTGATGCGCTACGACGGCTACTACATCGCAAGCGACCTGCTGGAGATTCCGAATCTGCGCCGCCGTGCGATGCAATACGTGACCGGTGTGCTCCGCCGAATCTTCCTGGGCCTCCGCGGCACGGACCCACCGCCCGGACCGCGCCTGGCCGGGACGCTGTTCACTTTCGGGGTTGCGGCCACACTGTATCGTGTCACCGTGGTGCTCGGGCTCAGCTACATCGTCGCACAGCGTTTCCTGCTGCTGGGTGTTGCCATCGGGGCTGCCTTCATCGGCATGATGCTGTACGGGACCGGCTGGCGGTTGTGTGCTTACTTGTGGTGGGATCCGCAGACCCAGGCGGTACGTGGGCGCGCTGTGGCGCTCAGCGTGCTGCTGTTGGTGGGTGTTCCCGCCGGTCTCCTGACCGTTCCCATTCCCTGGACAGTCTGCGCTGCGGGCATGGTGCGGGGCACCGAGGAAGCCGTGGTACGCGTGGCCGGCGGCGGATTTCTGGAGGACCTGCACTTTGTGAGCGGAACGACCGTGGCCGCGGCGGCGCCACTGGCCGTGCTCCAGGATACGACCCGGGTGGAAGCCGTGCTCCAGGCGGAGGCCGTGCTGCGCGCAGCGCACTTGCGTGCTTCGGCCGCCGCTGCGGTGGATGCAGCCCAAGCGCAGCAGGAGGCCGCCCGGGTGGGCGCCGCGGAAGCCGCCCTGACGGTGGCGCAGGCACGCCTCGCGGAGCTCGCGATCGCGGCGCCGGTCTCCGGTGCGATCGTGACGGGTGTGTCCGCCCGTGATCTGGGCCGCTATCTCCAACCCGGGGAGCCGGTGGCGCTGATTGCGCACGGGGGCTGGTCGGTGCATGTGCTGCTGACTACCGCAGAGTTCGTCGCGGCGCAGCCGGCGGTGGGTGCTGCAGTCGAGTTTCGTCCGCGGTGTGCACCCCACGCGGTACTCGCTGGAGTGATCACGCGGGTCGGACCGGCTGCCTCGCGCACGATTGAGCACCGTGCCCTCACGCAACTTGCGGGGGGTACGGTGACGGTTGATGCGACCACCGGGCACGCAGCCGAACCGTATGTCGAGGTCTTGATCCGGCTGGCAACTCCGATGGTGGCCGGCGCGGAAGAAAACGCACTGCCGGCGGTGCCCTACGGGTTGACCGGCACGGTGCGGTTTGCTGCTCCCGGCGTCACCCTCGGACGTGTACTACAGCGCCGGGTGCTGAGTCTGCTAGACCACGTCCGCTTGAGTTGA